Proteins co-encoded in one Kutzneria chonburiensis genomic window:
- a CDS encoding cytochrome P450, with protein sequence MTTHVHYDDRLGTWNVTGHPEMLSALNDPATFSSNIPRLFGEHPDDRISDGNLVQTDPPDHRKLRSLANTAFTPKVVAALQPRIVELTTELLDAVDGDLELVSQLAHPLPVIVIAELLGVPVSDRELFRQWADLLLLNDGEFTAKDEDGAQARRFQEMAAALQPMADYLLSHLNERRTRPREDLLTRLVQAELDGERLTDGQLVNFTTVLLLAGHITTTMLLTNTVLCLDENPEHAAKIRADRSLLPGAIEESLRLRSPFNVLARVTAVETALGGQVIPADRMVLLWANQANRDPRVFARPDEFDPLRDPNPHLSFGRGIHFCLGAPLARLEGRIALNLLLDRFPVLRTDPADPPVLTATTNSTGVSRLPLRTAY encoded by the coding sequence ATGACGACCCACGTGCACTACGACGACCGGCTGGGCACCTGGAACGTGACCGGCCATCCGGAGATGCTGTCCGCGCTCAACGACCCGGCGACGTTCTCGTCCAACATCCCCCGTCTGTTCGGCGAGCACCCGGACGACCGGATCAGCGACGGCAACCTGGTCCAGACCGATCCGCCGGACCACCGCAAGCTGCGCTCGCTGGCCAACACCGCGTTCACGCCGAAGGTCGTGGCCGCCCTCCAGCCGCGCATCGTCGAGCTGACCACCGAGCTGCTCGACGCCGTCGACGGCGACCTGGAGCTGGTGTCGCAGCTGGCCCATCCGCTGCCGGTGATCGTGATCGCCGAGCTGCTCGGCGTGCCGGTCAGTGACCGGGAGCTGTTCCGGCAGTGGGCCGATCTGCTGCTGCTCAACGACGGCGAGTTCACGGCCAAGGACGAGGACGGCGCACAGGCCAGGCGCTTCCAGGAGATGGCCGCGGCGCTCCAGCCGATGGCCGACTACCTGTTGTCCCACCTCAACGAGCGGCGGACCAGGCCGCGCGAGGATCTGCTGACCAGGCTGGTCCAGGCCGAGCTGGACGGCGAGCGCCTGACCGACGGCCAGCTGGTCAACTTCACCACGGTGCTGCTGCTCGCCGGGCACATCACCACCACCATGCTGCTCACCAACACCGTGCTGTGCCTTGACGAGAATCCCGAGCACGCGGCCAAGATCCGGGCCGACCGGTCGCTGCTGCCGGGTGCGATCGAGGAGTCGCTGCGGCTGCGCAGCCCGTTCAACGTGCTGGCCCGGGTCACGGCGGTCGAGACCGCGCTGGGCGGCCAGGTCATCCCGGCCGACCGGATGGTGCTGCTGTGGGCGAACCAGGCCAACCGGGACCCGCGGGTGTTCGCCCGTCCGGACGAGTTCGATCCGCTCCGCGACCCCAATCCGCACCTGTCGTTCGGCCGCGGCATCCACTTCTGCCTCGGCGCGCCGCTGGCCCGGCTGGAGGGCCGGATCGCGCTGAACCTGCTGCTCGACCGCTTCCCGGTGCTGCGAACCGACCCGGCCGACCCGCCGGTGCTCACCGCCACGACGAACAGCACGGGAGTGTCCCGGCTGCCGTTGCGAACGGCCTATTGA
- a CDS encoding S1 family peptidase, which translates to MKISRLSAIAAMALALLGATTVPAQAASTPDIVGGTTVGTAPSWAAAVGDSSGMWCSGELVASQWVLTAAHCEGATQIRIGSKNLNSGGTLAKVSKWVRNPKYNGGGYDFSLYKLTSAVSQTPIQIASTSPAVGSAVTLYGFGQTCGTRGCGPMSSTLRQLSTKVATDSSCGGITGSVELCFATTVSGSDCYGDSGGPAVVNGMLVGSDSRGADGPGADTCGRTKSIYGDATASVIASWVRSTISAG; encoded by the coding sequence TTGAAGATCAGCAGGCTTTCCGCCATCGCGGCGATGGCGCTGGCGCTGCTCGGCGCCACGACCGTGCCGGCCCAGGCCGCCAGCACGCCGGACATCGTCGGCGGCACCACCGTCGGCACCGCCCCGTCCTGGGCCGCCGCCGTCGGCGACAGCTCCGGCATGTGGTGCAGCGGCGAGCTCGTCGCCAGCCAGTGGGTGCTCACCGCGGCCCACTGCGAAGGCGCCACCCAGATCCGCATCGGCTCGAAGAACCTGAACAGCGGCGGCACGCTGGCCAAGGTCTCCAAGTGGGTGCGCAATCCCAAGTACAACGGCGGCGGCTACGACTTCTCGCTGTACAAGCTGACCTCCGCGGTCAGCCAGACGCCGATCCAGATCGCCAGCACCTCGCCGGCGGTCGGCTCCGCGGTGACGCTGTACGGCTTCGGCCAGACCTGCGGCACCCGCGGCTGCGGCCCGATGAGCTCCACGCTGCGCCAGCTGTCCACCAAGGTGGCCACCGACAGCAGCTGTGGCGGCATCACCGGCAGCGTCGAGTTGTGCTTCGCCACCACGGTGTCGGGCAGCGACTGCTACGGCGACTCCGGCGGCCCGGCCGTGGTCAACGGCATGCTGGTCGGCAGCGACAGCCGCGGCGCGGACGGCCCCGGCGCCGACACCTGCGGCCGGACCAAGTCCATCTACGGCGACGCGACGGCCAGCGTCATCGCCTCGTGGGTGCGGTCGACGATCTCAGCTGGTTAG
- a CDS encoding group II truncated hemoglobin produces MRPSLYEHAGGQAAFLALAAAHHQRCLADPELNHPFSHPGQHPEHVARLAAYWAEVLGGPPTYSTTAGDQSALLRMHAHNGIGMHDLGRRFVDCFMAAIDDVGMPDDPEFRSAMRAYMEWSVSDVLIYAPTDSIVPTDAPMPRWTWSGLSAD; encoded by the coding sequence ATGCGACCCAGCCTGTACGAGCACGCCGGCGGACAGGCGGCCTTCCTTGCGCTGGCCGCCGCACACCACCAGCGCTGTCTGGCCGATCCCGAGCTCAACCACCCGTTCTCGCACCCGGGCCAGCATCCCGAGCACGTGGCGCGACTGGCCGCCTACTGGGCGGAGGTGCTCGGCGGGCCGCCGACGTACTCGACGACGGCCGGCGACCAGTCCGCGCTGCTGCGGATGCACGCCCACAACGGCATCGGCATGCACGACCTGGGCCGCCGCTTCGTGGACTGTTTCATGGCGGCGATCGACGACGTGGGAATGCCCGATGATCCGGAGTTCCGCTCGGCGATGCGGGCCTACATGGAATGGTCGGTCAGCGATGTCCTGATCTACGCCCCGACGGACAGCATCGTGCCGACCGATGCGCCGATGCCCCGCTGGACCTGGTCCGGGCTTTCGGCGGATTGA
- a CDS encoding FUSC family protein has protein sequence MTSLQGLWSTPAALRAVRATVVVPGLFAFCYGVLGDLQVATFAAFGGFATLVLAAFGGRARDKVVAHLGLAVAGSALIVIGTAVNGSVVVATVVTLPVVFLVLFAQVGGPNAASGSAAALLAYVLPAASPGTMAMLPERLAGWWLASVVGTLAVLALSPKPPGAQLRLAVADNARALADQLSAALSGDRDPKYRQHSLDRKHNLLTTFTATPYRPTGLAAADQALDSLVGLLEWCTSVICDSLSEYDDLTDIDEVERRLLADTAAVLRDVAALLTDEPTKPQLECLERSLADSVEHLRRLRSDSAEFGAAVHLSFHARAAAVAAHTALADALIAAHRADPAIVSNGRRRWYGTDPTGAETTGGESRLAGVSTIASAVSRHANLRSVWFLNSARGAIALAAAVAVADLTGVEHGFWVVLGTLSVLRTNAASTGSTVLRALLGTVVGFVIGAALLLAIGSSTAALWTALPLAVLVAAYAPGVLPFAAGQAAFTVVVCVLFNLLVPAGWEIGVVRIEDVAIGCAVSFAVGVLFWPRGAGSLVADDLADAFRTGGVYLSDAAHWALGLRPEAPAASAAIAAGSRLDEALRGFLAEQGTKRVPKEDLWRLVAGALRARLTAHSLAGLPAAPGSRIRCVSSSASTRARWRPGSTTSPHGWTVPTTAARPCSRPRSCGNRSCRTGPRSRTCRRPCGWASTSST, from the coding sequence ATGACCAGCTTGCAGGGCCTGTGGTCGACGCCGGCAGCATTGCGCGCGGTGCGGGCCACGGTGGTGGTGCCGGGCTTGTTCGCGTTCTGCTACGGGGTGCTCGGCGACCTCCAAGTGGCGACGTTCGCGGCGTTCGGTGGCTTCGCGACTCTGGTGCTGGCGGCGTTCGGCGGCCGGGCGCGGGACAAGGTCGTCGCACACCTGGGCCTGGCGGTGGCCGGCAGCGCGCTGATCGTGATCGGCACGGCGGTGAACGGGTCGGTGGTGGTGGCCACCGTGGTCACGCTGCCGGTGGTGTTCCTGGTGCTGTTCGCGCAGGTCGGCGGCCCCAACGCGGCCTCGGGCAGCGCGGCGGCACTGCTGGCCTACGTGCTGCCGGCGGCCTCGCCGGGCACCATGGCCATGCTGCCGGAGCGCCTGGCCGGCTGGTGGCTGGCGTCGGTGGTGGGCACGCTGGCCGTGCTGGCGCTGTCACCCAAGCCGCCGGGCGCGCAGCTGCGGCTGGCGGTGGCCGACAACGCCCGCGCGCTGGCCGACCAGCTGTCGGCGGCCCTGTCGGGCGACCGTGACCCGAAGTACCGGCAGCACTCGCTGGACCGCAAGCACAACCTGCTCACCACGTTCACCGCGACGCCCTACCGGCCGACCGGCCTGGCCGCGGCCGACCAGGCCCTGGACAGCCTGGTCGGGCTGCTGGAGTGGTGCACGTCGGTGATCTGCGACAGCCTCAGCGAGTACGACGACCTCACCGACATCGACGAGGTCGAGCGGCGCCTGCTGGCCGACACGGCCGCGGTGCTCAGGGACGTGGCCGCGCTGCTGACCGACGAGCCGACCAAGCCCCAGCTGGAGTGCCTGGAGCGCAGTCTGGCCGACAGCGTCGAGCACCTGCGACGGCTACGCAGCGACAGTGCCGAGTTCGGGGCGGCGGTGCACCTGTCGTTCCACGCCCGGGCGGCAGCCGTGGCCGCGCACACGGCCCTGGCCGACGCCCTGATCGCCGCGCACCGGGCGGACCCGGCGATCGTGTCGAACGGCCGCCGCCGCTGGTACGGCACCGACCCCACCGGCGCGGAGACCACCGGCGGCGAGAGCCGCCTGGCCGGCGTGTCGACCATCGCCAGCGCGGTGTCCCGCCACGCCAACCTGAGGTCCGTGTGGTTCCTCAACAGCGCACGGGGCGCCATCGCGTTGGCCGCGGCGGTCGCCGTCGCCGACCTCACCGGCGTGGAGCACGGCTTCTGGGTCGTGCTCGGCACGCTGTCCGTGCTCCGCACCAACGCCGCGTCCACCGGCTCCACGGTGCTGCGGGCGCTGCTCGGCACGGTGGTCGGCTTCGTCATCGGCGCCGCGCTGCTGCTGGCCATCGGCTCCAGCACCGCCGCCCTGTGGACGGCGCTGCCGCTGGCCGTGCTCGTCGCCGCCTACGCCCCCGGCGTGCTGCCTTTCGCCGCTGGTCAGGCCGCGTTCACGGTTGTCGTCTGTGTCCTGTTCAACCTCCTCGTGCCGGCTGGCTGGGAAATCGGCGTGGTGCGGATCGAGGACGTGGCCATCGGCTGCGCGGTCAGCTTCGCGGTCGGCGTCCTGTTCTGGCCGCGCGGCGCCGGGTCGCTGGTCGCCGACGACCTGGCCGATGCCTTCCGCACCGGTGGCGTCTACCTCTCCGACGCCGCCCACTGGGCCCTGGGCCTGCGCCCGGAGGCACCGGCCGCCTCGGCCGCGATCGCCGCCGGCAGCCGCCTGGACGAGGCGCTGCGCGGCTTCCTGGCCGAGCAGGGCACCAAGCGGGTGCCGAAGGAAGACCTCTGGCGGCTGGTCGCCGGGGCCCTGCGGGCCCGGCTCACCGCCCACTCCCTGGCCGGCCTGCCGGCCGCGCCGGGGAGCCGGATCCGCTGCGTCAGCAGCTCGGCGAGCACGCGGGCCAGGTGGCGGCCTGGTTCGACCACCTCGCCTCACGGCTGGACCGTGCCGACCACAGCGGCGCGCCCATGCTCGCGCCCCCGCAGCTGCGGGAACCGGTCTTGCCGAACGGGACCACGGTCCCGGACCTGTCGACGGCCCTGTGGGTGGGCGAGCACCTCAAGCACGTGA
- a CDS encoding WD40 repeat domain-containing protein, producing the protein MALIRIGTAPAPRLTETFTLPLPDGGLHSVVVLPDGDTGVVSAENDGTLYLVSLAEGRAFDRLVGHAGPVNSLALGDAGRLLLSASDDGSIRVWDTRTWRTVTVLTGHSGYIRQVAAQGRIAVSAGEDRTVRVWDLESGDCQAVFDDHVSSVDHVAISPDGMVAASAARDNQVLLWDLDALRLKRELYGTPQFIREMPDLGWMGDTWILCGRNDTGRGHEEAPTALLFDDSYLYTAAAEVIRWDLGDGSEVARFPRQGFINALGVHGDFVAAGSLHGVRVCGDDGALATFGVDIGRVVDLAYLPDGQLVTAHEPGALKLWPALRGDERDGGRHQAAVADLVVSDDGSRAASLSLTGEVLLWDVDAGAVVAVVDSHDVPCEPVFLADGTLVVAERTKLHLVSPDGSRRVLPPTGKEPNIVSVAAIGDHSVLIVPYTGAPELWNLDGPQWTFVGAAGNGVRFRPLIADGLAVVAAGLPSEHELIGGAPVNVVGVPALQCWDLGRGELVWTRHGRITTELAWPTYSWTVQLANGTVATPGDLSSLVLLDAASGEVRQEFPLPKACHRPCVELSDGTLLFVDHDELVSAVWGIDPGADVLLPWLQFPRSQALCLAPRQNLVVRLGEQQLHAHRLSSGRDLGCVRLPAEAACLALAGDVAVVGDRDGGVHFFRVEV; encoded by the coding sequence GTGGCGTTGATCAGGATCGGTACGGCACCAGCGCCGCGACTGACGGAGACCTTCACCCTGCCGCTGCCGGACGGCGGCCTGCACAGCGTCGTCGTGCTGCCCGACGGGGACACCGGCGTGGTCAGCGCGGAGAACGACGGCACCCTGTACCTGGTGTCGCTGGCCGAAGGGCGGGCGTTCGACCGGCTGGTCGGGCACGCCGGGCCGGTGAACAGCCTGGCGCTGGGGGATGCCGGCCGGCTGCTGCTGTCGGCGTCGGACGACGGGTCGATCCGGGTGTGGGACACCAGGACCTGGCGGACCGTGACCGTGTTGACCGGGCACAGCGGGTACATCCGCCAGGTCGCGGCGCAGGGCCGGATCGCGGTGTCCGCCGGCGAGGACCGCACGGTTCGGGTGTGGGACCTGGAATCCGGGGACTGCCAGGCCGTTTTCGACGACCATGTGTCCAGTGTGGACCATGTGGCGATCAGCCCGGACGGCATGGTCGCGGCGTCGGCGGCGCGGGACAACCAGGTGCTGCTGTGGGACCTGGACGCGCTGCGGCTGAAGCGGGAGCTGTACGGGACGCCGCAGTTCATCCGCGAGATGCCGGACCTGGGATGGATGGGCGACACCTGGATCCTTTGTGGACGCAACGACACCGGTCGTGGGCATGAGGAAGCGCCGACGGCCCTGCTGTTCGACGACTCGTACCTGTACACGGCGGCGGCCGAGGTGATCCGCTGGGATCTCGGCGACGGGTCGGAGGTCGCGCGGTTTCCGCGACAGGGGTTCATCAATGCCCTTGGCGTCCATGGGGATTTCGTCGCCGCCGGGTCGCTGCACGGGGTTCGGGTGTGCGGGGACGACGGGGCGCTGGCGACGTTCGGCGTGGACATCGGGCGTGTGGTCGATCTCGCGTACCTGCCGGACGGGCAGTTGGTGACCGCGCACGAGCCCGGGGCTCTGAAGCTGTGGCCGGCCTTGCGGGGCGACGAGCGTGACGGTGGGCGGCACCAGGCGGCCGTCGCCGATCTTGTGGTGTCGGATGACGGGTCGCGGGCGGCGAGCCTGAGCCTGACCGGCGAGGTGCTGCTGTGGGACGTCGATGCCGGCGCGGTGGTTGCCGTGGTGGACAGCCACGATGTCCCGTGCGAGCCGGTGTTCCTGGCCGACGGGACGTTGGTCGTGGCCGAGCGCACCAAGCTGCATCTGGTGTCGCCCGACGGAAGTCGGCGGGTTCTGCCGCCGACCGGCAAGGAACCCAACATCGTCTCCGTGGCGGCGATCGGCGATCACTCGGTGCTGATCGTGCCGTACACCGGCGCGCCCGAACTGTGGAACCTGGACGGTCCACAGTGGACCTTCGTCGGCGCCGCCGGCAATGGCGTGCGGTTCCGGCCGCTGATCGCCGACGGGCTCGCGGTGGTCGCCGCCGGGTTGCCGTCCGAGCACGAGCTGATCGGCGGCGCCCCGGTCAACGTCGTCGGCGTGCCGGCCTTGCAGTGCTGGGACCTCGGCCGCGGCGAGCTCGTGTGGACCCGACACGGGCGGATCACCACCGAGCTCGCCTGGCCGACGTACTCCTGGACTGTGCAGCTTGCCAACGGCACCGTGGCCACCCCTGGCGACCTCAGCTCGCTGGTGCTGCTCGACGCCGCGAGCGGCGAGGTCCGCCAGGAGTTCCCGCTGCCCAAGGCGTGCCACCGTCCGTGCGTCGAGTTGTCCGACGGCACCCTGCTGTTCGTCGACCATGACGAACTCGTCAGCGCCGTGTGGGGCATCGACCCCGGCGCGGATGTCCTGCTGCCGTGGTTGCAGTTCCCCCGATCCCAGGCGCTCTGCCTGGCCCCGAGACAGAACCTGGTGGTACGCCTGGGCGAACAGCAGCTGCACGCCCATCGGCTCAGCTCCGGCCGCGACCTCGGCTGCGTCCGGCTACCGGCCGAGGCGGCCTGCCTGGCCCTGGCCGGTGACGTGGCCGTGGTCGGCGACCGCGACGGCGGTGTGCACTTCTTCCGCGTCGAGGTGTAG
- a CDS encoding DinB family protein: MKEDLHHYLRDARRSMLWKLDDLGERDIRRPLTPTGTNLLGLVKHLTTVELLYLGIVFDRPPLEPVPWLRPDLEPNIDLWAAEDESREYIVEGYRDAWRHADATIAELDLAAVGTVVWWPEKQATLHRVLAHVLAETQRHLGHADIVRELVDGAAGLRKGQDFLPSRDELGWHAHYSRLAKLADRFE; encoded by the coding sequence GTGAAGGAAGATCTACACCACTACCTGCGCGACGCCCGCAGGTCGATGCTGTGGAAGCTGGATGACCTGGGCGAACGCGATATCCGGCGGCCGCTGACGCCCACCGGAACAAACCTGCTGGGACTTGTCAAACACCTCACCACGGTGGAGCTGCTGTACCTCGGGATCGTGTTCGACCGGCCGCCGCTGGAGCCGGTTCCGTGGCTGCGGCCGGACCTCGAGCCCAACATCGACCTGTGGGCGGCCGAGGACGAGTCCCGCGAGTACATCGTCGAGGGCTACCGGGACGCGTGGCGCCATGCCGACGCCACGATCGCCGAGCTGGATCTGGCGGCCGTCGGCACGGTCGTGTGGTGGCCGGAGAAGCAGGCGACGCTGCACCGCGTGCTGGCCCACGTCCTCGCCGAAACCCAGCGCCACCTGGGACATGCCGACATCGTGCGCGAATTGGTCGACGGGGCCGCCGGCCTGCGCAAGGGCCAGGACTTCCTGCCGTCGCGCGACGAGCTGGGCTGGCATGCGCACTACAGCCGGCTGGCCAAGCTGGCCGACAGGTTCGAGTGA
- a CDS encoding TetR/AcrR family transcriptional regulator produces MSIEQRRRAVLLPAEAEILRRGLDAFAELGYEATSVRELGNRLGVSHNFVNDRYGSKGAFWEAVVDFALTESRRQLDPVLLRHFEDPAERLAAIVRRFYQIAVRSPQLSRLMAYEGTRDSARLDYLYERFLTPVLLLCVPSLDELVAAGRMRPVSLFQLYSLVTGPIATMTQSPLARRFGEPSVSDQERSATADSLATMVMSGLLQD; encoded by the coding sequence ATGTCCATCGAGCAGCGGCGTCGCGCCGTGCTGCTGCCGGCCGAGGCGGAGATACTGCGCCGCGGCCTCGACGCGTTCGCCGAGCTCGGCTACGAGGCGACTTCCGTGCGGGAGCTGGGCAATCGCCTCGGGGTCAGCCACAACTTCGTCAACGACCGCTACGGCTCCAAGGGCGCGTTCTGGGAGGCCGTGGTCGACTTCGCGCTGACCGAGTCCCGCCGTCAGCTGGATCCCGTGCTGCTGCGGCATTTCGAGGATCCGGCCGAGCGGCTCGCGGCGATCGTGCGGCGGTTCTACCAGATCGCCGTGCGCAGCCCGCAGCTGAGCCGGCTGATGGCGTATGAAGGGACAAGGGATTCCGCCCGACTGGACTACCTGTACGAGCGCTTCCTCACGCCGGTGCTGCTGCTGTGCGTGCCGTCGCTGGACGAACTCGTTGCGGCGGGCCGAATGCGGCCGGTGTCACTGTTCCAGTTGTACTCCCTGGTCACCGGGCCGATCGCGACCATGACGCAGAGCCCGCTGGCCCGGCGCTTCGGTGAGCCGTCGGTGAGCGACCAGGAACGCAGCGCGACCGCGGACTCGTTGGCCACCATGGTGATGTCCGGGCTGCTCCAGGACTGA
- a CDS encoding transglycosylase domain-containing protein → MNEEATHPDINWRRVRRIGYIVVAVIVAIPVIAFGVTYTAVHVPDPKAVADQQQTVTLYYADGSVMTTIGTATGGTRTVVGYDQIPPVVRHAVEAAEDEGYETNVGQGGISTQFVRLATGEDAQSLPAQWVQLVRAIKLTEQRSKADVLTGYLNLVYLGRGAYGIQAAAQAYFAKDVGKLDTSEAAFLAGLIDQPSRSEDDKWTEQQWTHTLDRMVANGWLDPTARADFTKPPKPVSPNSGSLPPARALIARQVLAEAKEKGFDEDALRHIGAQVHTTIDPKAQAMAEDAAHSLKSTDPDVGDALVSISPATGAVVSWFGGDSQSLPDAADTAAQPGPTFQPLVLMAGVRNTPPITLANQYNGTAPVTVGGLAVKNFGGADCGPQCTVADAMKNNTNTVFYKITDDIGPNKVRETAFKAGIATTQIIGGKTGPALTGSDGKQPGDIIGSGGYPVRPRDMAQAYATLATGGKYVPAHFITSIAETNGNTIFEHAADPAATPQQVFEQPQAQLVTQSLLTGPGLAGGRPVAAKAGATQFLDSPDNSDAWAVGYTPQLVTAVWLGHRKDLAPMKEGVDVPTGIWQQYMNSYLKDMPTIQF, encoded by the coding sequence GTGAACGAGGAAGCCACGCATCCCGACATCAATTGGCGTCGCGTGCGCCGGATCGGGTACATCGTGGTGGCTGTCATCGTCGCGATACCGGTGATCGCGTTCGGCGTCACCTATACCGCGGTGCACGTGCCCGACCCCAAGGCCGTCGCCGACCAGCAGCAGACGGTGACCCTCTACTACGCCGACGGCTCGGTGATGACCACGATCGGCACCGCGACCGGCGGCACCCGCACCGTCGTCGGCTACGACCAGATCCCGCCGGTCGTGCGGCATGCCGTCGAGGCGGCCGAGGACGAGGGCTACGAGACCAACGTCGGGCAGGGCGGCATCAGCACCCAGTTCGTCCGGCTGGCCACCGGCGAGGACGCCCAGTCCCTGCCGGCGCAGTGGGTGCAGCTGGTGCGGGCGATCAAGCTCACCGAGCAGCGCAGCAAGGCCGACGTGCTGACCGGCTACCTCAACCTGGTCTACCTCGGCCGCGGCGCCTACGGCATCCAGGCCGCCGCGCAGGCCTACTTCGCCAAGGACGTGGGCAAGCTCGACACGTCGGAGGCGGCGTTCCTGGCCGGTCTCATCGACCAGCCGTCCCGCAGCGAGGACGACAAGTGGACCGAGCAGCAGTGGACGCACACCCTCGACCGGATGGTGGCCAACGGCTGGCTCGACCCGACCGCGCGAGCCGACTTCACCAAGCCGCCCAAGCCGGTCAGCCCCAACTCGGGCTCGCTGCCGCCGGCCCGCGCGCTCATCGCGCGGCAGGTGCTGGCCGAGGCCAAGGAGAAGGGGTTCGACGAGGACGCGCTGCGGCACATCGGCGCGCAGGTGCACACCACCATCGACCCCAAGGCCCAGGCCATGGCCGAGGACGCCGCGCATTCCCTCAAGTCGACCGATCCTGACGTGGGCGACGCGCTGGTGTCGATCAGCCCGGCCACCGGGGCCGTCGTGTCCTGGTTCGGCGGTGACAGCCAGTCGCTGCCCGACGCCGCCGACACCGCGGCCCAGCCCGGCCCCACCTTCCAGCCGCTGGTGCTGATGGCCGGAGTGCGGAACACCCCGCCGATCACCCTGGCCAACCAATACAACGGCACCGCGCCGGTAACCGTCGGCGGCCTGGCGGTGAAGAACTTCGGCGGCGCCGACTGCGGCCCGCAGTGCACCGTCGCCGACGCCATGAAGAACAACACCAACACCGTCTTCTACAAGATCACCGACGACATCGGCCCGAACAAGGTGCGGGAGACCGCGTTCAAGGCCGGCATCGCCACCACCCAGATCATCGGCGGCAAGACCGGCCCGGCACTGACCGGCAGCGACGGCAAGCAGCCCGGCGACATCATCGGCTCGGGCGGCTACCCCGTCCGACCCCGTGACATGGCGCAGGCGTACGCCACCCTGGCGACCGGCGGCAAGTACGTGCCGGCGCACTTCATCACCAGCATCGCCGAAACCAACGGCAACACGATCTTCGAGCACGCGGCCGACCCGGCCGCCACACCGCAGCAGGTGTTCGAGCAGCCCCAGGCCCAGCTGGTCACCCAGTCCCTGCTCACCGGGCCCGGGCTGGCCGGCGGCCGGCCGGTGGCGGCCAAGGCCGGCGCCACCCAGTTCCTCGACTCCCCCGACAACTCCGACGCCTGGGCCGTCGGCTACACGCCCCAGCTGGTCACCGCGGTCTGGCTGGGCCATCGCAAGGACCTCGCCCCCATGAAGGAGGGCGTGGACGTCCCGACCGGGATCTGGCAGCAGTACATGAACTCCTACCTGAAGGACATGCCGACCATCCAGTTCTAA
- a CDS encoding sigma-70 family RNA polymerase sigma factor: MSEVQLHDTDLAAARGGDDAAFTRLVQPLRGELHAHCYRMLGSTHDADDALQDALLRAWKGVAGFEGRSSLRSWLYTVATRTCLDLVGARARRALPMDHTEDTAWLGPYPDARYEQREAVELAFVAALQHLPGNQRAALLLFEVLGFSAAEIADVMATSTASVNSALQRARAIVADRIPAASQQRTLRKIGDARVREIVAEYAGALERGDADALLALLTEDVTWSMPPLTQWYRGRESVMDFAVRVPLSSCGSWRHRVLTANGQPAVAFYLRRDGDGPHLAWSITVLTLRDDRIAELTSFLGAEHFPLFTLPNAVT; this comes from the coding sequence GTGAGCGAAGTCCAGCTTCATGACACCGATCTCGCCGCCGCCCGCGGCGGGGACGACGCCGCGTTCACGCGACTCGTACAGCCGCTGCGCGGCGAACTGCATGCGCACTGCTATCGAATGCTCGGCTCGACCCACGACGCCGACGACGCGCTCCAGGACGCCCTGTTACGGGCGTGGAAGGGAGTAGCCGGCTTCGAGGGGCGAAGTTCGCTGCGCTCCTGGCTCTACACCGTCGCCACCCGCACGTGCCTGGATCTGGTCGGCGCCCGCGCCCGCCGGGCGCTGCCGATGGACCACACCGAGGACACCGCCTGGCTGGGGCCCTATCCGGACGCCCGCTATGAGCAACGTGAGGCCGTGGAACTGGCGTTCGTCGCCGCGTTGCAGCATTTACCCGGCAATCAGCGGGCGGCGCTGCTGCTGTTCGAGGTGCTCGGCTTCTCCGCGGCCGAGATCGCCGACGTGATGGCCACCTCGACGGCGTCGGTGAACAGCGCGTTGCAGCGAGCCCGCGCGATCGTGGCCGACCGGATTCCGGCCGCGAGCCAGCAGCGGACGCTGCGGAAGATCGGCGACGCCCGGGTCCGGGAAATCGTCGCGGAATACGCCGGCGCGCTGGAACGCGGCGACGCCGACGCGTTGCTGGCGCTGTTGACCGAAGACGTCACGTGGTCGATGCCGCCGTTGACGCAGTGGTACCGCGGACGGGAGTCCGTGATGGACTTTGCCGTACGCGTGCCCCTCAGCTCCTGCGGCAGCTGGCGACATCGGGTGCTGACGGCGAACGGCCAACCCGCGGTCGCGTTCTACCTGCGCCGCGACGGCGACGGCCCGCATCTGGCCTGGTCGATCACCGTGCTGACGCTGCGCGACGACCGGATCGCCGAACTGACCTCGTTCCTCGGGGCCGAGCATTTCCCTTTGTTCACCCTGCCGAACGCGGTGACGTGA